A genome region from Blautia coccoides includes the following:
- a CDS encoding phospho-sugar mutase: MDYKKLYEEWLSNPYFDEETKKELEAIKDDENEIKERFYKELEFGTAGLRGVIGAGINRMNIYTVRKTTQGLANYIAAVNGQAKGVAIAHDSRRMSPEFAKEAALCLAANGVKAYIFDSLRPTPELSFAVRKLGCIAGINITASHNPPEYNGYKVYWEDGAQITPPHDTGIMDEVKKVTDFAAVKTMDEDSAKAAGLYQVIGQEVDDAYMEELKSQVIHMDAIKAMAKELKIVYSPLHGTGNIPARRVLKELGFENVYVVKEQELPDGEFPTVSYPNPEADEAFDLGLKLAKEVDADLVLATDPDADRLGVRVKDSKTGEYHTLTGNMSGCLLADYEIGQRKEMNKGLPEDGAMVSTIVTTNMAGAIARHYGIRFIEVLTGFKYIGQQILGFETSGKGTYLFGFEESYGCLIGTHARDKDAIVATMALCEAAAYYKTKNMTLWDAMIAMYDKYGYYKDDIQSITLKGIEGLEKIQTILENLRKNPPSVIGDYQVTSARDYKADTVINMETKEVKATGLPSSNVLYYDLTDDAWVCVRPSGTEPKIKLYYGIKGTSLADADEKSAALGQAVKELIDKMM; this comes from the coding sequence ATGGACTACAAAAAGCTTTATGAGGAATGGCTCTCCAACCCGTATTTTGATGAAGAGACTAAAAAAGAGTTAGAAGCGATCAAAGATGATGAGAATGAAATAAAAGAACGCTTTTATAAAGAGCTGGAATTCGGTACCGCAGGCCTTAGAGGTGTGATCGGTGCAGGTATTAACCGCATGAACATCTACACCGTGAGAAAGACCACACAGGGTCTGGCAAATTACATAGCAGCAGTGAACGGGCAGGCAAAAGGTGTGGCGATCGCCCACGATTCCCGCCGTATGTCCCCGGAATTTGCAAAAGAAGCGGCACTGTGCCTGGCTGCCAACGGCGTGAAAGCCTATATTTTCGATTCCCTGCGCCCCACACCGGAGCTTTCTTTTGCAGTGAGAAAGCTCGGATGCATTGCCGGGATCAATATCACAGCCAGCCATAACCCGCCGGAATACAACGGTTATAAGGTTTACTGGGAGGATGGTGCTCAGATCACACCGCCTCATGACACAGGAATCATGGACGAGGTTAAAAAAGTCACAGACTTTGCCGCAGTGAAGACAATGGATGAGGATTCAGCAAAGGCAGCCGGCCTGTATCAGGTGATCGGTCAGGAAGTGGATGATGCCTACATGGAAGAGCTGAAAAGCCAGGTGATCCATATGGATGCCATCAAAGCTATGGCAAAAGAGTTGAAGATCGTGTACAGCCCTCTGCACGGCACAGGAAATATTCCTGCAAGACGCGTGCTGAAAGAGCTGGGATTTGAAAATGTATATGTGGTAAAAGAGCAGGAATTGCCGGATGGAGAATTCCCCACAGTCAGCTACCCCAACCCGGAGGCAGACGAAGCCTTTGATCTGGGCTTGAAGCTTGCAAAAGAGGTGGATGCAGACCTGGTGCTGGCAACTGACCCGGATGCAGACCGTCTGGGCGTCCGCGTAAAAGACAGCAAAACAGGGGAATACCACACTCTGACAGGCAATATGTCAGGCTGCCTGCTTGCTGATTATGAGATCGGTCAGAGAAAAGAGATGAACAAGGGACTGCCGGAGGACGGAGCTATGGTATCCACCATTGTTACCACCAACATGGCAGGCGCCATTGCCAGACATTACGGTATCCGTTTCATCGAAGTGCTCACAGGATTCAAATACATAGGCCAGCAGATACTGGGATTCGAGACATCAGGAAAAGGCACCTATCTGTTCGGATTTGAGGAGAGCTACGGCTGCCTCATCGGTACCCACGCAAGAGATAAGGACGCCATTGTGGCAACTATGGCGCTGTGTGAGGCTGCCGCATACTACAAGACAAAAAACATGACACTGTGGGATGCCATGATCGCCATGTATGACAAATACGGTTATTATAAAGATGATATCCAGTCCATCACCCTGAAGGGAATTGAAGGCCTGGAGAAGATCCAGACCATACTGGAGAACCTGAGAAAGAACCCTCCATCCGTGATCGGTGATTACCAGGTGACCTCTGCAAGAGATTACAAGGCAGATACAGTCATCAATATGGAGACAAAAGAGGTAAAAGCAACCGGACTTCCAAGCTCCAATGTGCTTTACTATGACCTGACAGACGATGCATGGGTATGCGTACGTCCGTCCGGCACGGAACCTAAGATCAAATTATATTACGGGATCAAGGGGACATCCCTGGCAGATGCAGATGAGAAATCCGCTGCACTGGGACAGGCTGTAAAGGAATTAATAGATAAAATGATGTAA
- a CDS encoding HU family DNA-binding protein, with protein sequence MNRTELVAAMAEATELSKKDAEAALKAFIDVVTAEMKKGEKVQLVGFGTFEVSERAAREGRNPQTGETMTIAASKSPKFKAGKALKDAVNE encoded by the coding sequence ATGAACAGAACAGAATTAGTTGCAGCTATGGCTGAAGCAACAGAATTATCCAAAAAAGACGCAGAGGCAGCTTTAAAAGCATTTATCGATGTTGTAACTGCTGAGATGAAGAAAGGTGAAAAAGTTCAGTTAGTCGGTTTTGGTACATTTGAAGTATCTGAGAGAGCTGCAAGAGAGGGAAGAAATCCTCAGACTGGCGAGACTATGACCATCGCAGCTTCCAAATCTCCGAAATTCAAAGCAGGCAAAGCTTTAAAAGACGCTGTGAACGAATAA
- a CDS encoding RNA-binding S4 domain-containing protein gives MRLDKYLKVSRLIKRRTVANEACDAGRVLINDKPAKASAQVKAGDILEIQFGSKNVRVEVLDVQETVKKEAASELFRYL, from the coding sequence ATGAGACTTGACAAGTATTTAAAGGTATCCCGCCTGATAAAGCGCAGAACCGTTGCAAATGAGGCCTGTGATGCAGGACGTGTCCTGATCAATGACAAGCCTGCCAAGGCATCTGCACAGGTAAAGGCCGGTGATATCCTGGAGATTCAGTTCGGCAGCAAGAATGTGCGTGTGGAAGTGCTTGACGTACAGGAGACTGTGAAAAAAGAGGCGGCCAGCGAGTTGTTCCGTTATCTTTAA
- the yabP gene encoding sporulation protein YabP: MEEKQVKTAHKLQMTDRETGSITGVKDVVAFDDGEISLITSAGMLTIKGSELHVTRLDLDKQEVDIAGQVDSLVYSQGTVLKSKGGDGMLKRLFK; the protein is encoded by the coding sequence TTGGAAGAGAAGCAGGTGAAGACCGCACATAAGCTGCAGATGACTGACAGAGAGACGGGAAGCATAACCGGAGTGAAGGATGTGGTCGCTTTTGATGATGGAGAAATCAGTCTGATTACCAGCGCCGGCATGCTGACTATAAAAGGGTCTGAGCTTCATGTGACCCGCCTTGATCTGGATAAACAGGAGGTGGACATTGCAGGCCAGGTGGACAGTCTTGTCTACAGCCAGGGGACGGTTCTTAAGTCCAAGGGCGGAGACGGCATGCTGAAGAGGCTTTTTAAGTAA
- the yabQ gene encoding spore cortex biosynthesis protein YabQ: MQQELLFFCRTFLAGVLLAAAYDILRIFRNVISHNDFFVSLEDLLYWCAAGVFLFSVIYLENDGIIRVYALAGICLGALIYHWGLSGFLVKYLSLFLSKIKCLLKIPLKPLYYLRKRLKFWLSGVKISLSKQKSIRKVRKNQNEKKKEKKPAKQDRHG; the protein is encoded by the coding sequence ATGCAGCAGGAGCTGCTGTTTTTCTGCAGGACCTTTCTGGCCGGAGTCCTGCTTGCGGCAGCTTACGATATACTCCGTATTTTCCGGAATGTCATATCCCACAACGATTTTTTTGTAAGCCTAGAAGACCTGCTATACTGGTGTGCAGCAGGCGTTTTTCTTTTCTCCGTCATATATCTTGAGAATGACGGGATCATAAGGGTATATGCTCTTGCAGGGATATGCCTGGGCGCGCTGATCTATCATTGGGGCTTGAGTGGTTTTCTGGTTAAGTATCTTTCGCTTTTTTTGTCAAAGATTAAGTGTTTATTAAAAATACCGCTGAAACCACTGTACTATCTAAGAAAAAGGTTGAAATTTTGGCTGTCAGGGGTTAAAATTTCCTTATCTAAACAAAAGTCGATACGAAAAGTCAGGAAGAATCAGAATGAGAAGAAAAAAGAAAAAAAGCCTGCAAAACAAGATCGCCATGGTTAG
- a CDS encoding septum formation initiator family protein: MRRKKKKSLQNKIAMVSVTFVVGVLFIGLMAESSRLKGKVAEYETKKSEVSAKIEDEEARTKEIDELKKYMQTDEYAKEVARDKLGLVEGNQIIFKEEE, encoded by the coding sequence ATGAGAAGAAAAAAGAAAAAAAGCCTGCAAAACAAGATCGCCATGGTTAGCGTGACGTTTGTTGTAGGTGTTTTATTTATAGGTTTGATGGCAGAAAGCAGCAGATTAAAAGGAAAAGTAGCAGAGTACGAGACGAAAAAGAGCGAAGTCAGTGCCAAAATAGAAGACGAGGAAGCACGGACAAAAGAAATTGATGAGCTGAAAAAGTACATGCAGACAGATGAATACGCCAAGGAAGTGGCGAGAGATAAGCTGGGACTTGTGGAAGGGAATCAGATTATCTTTAAAGAGGAAGAATAA
- a CDS encoding SpoIIE family protein phosphatase codes for MQEWIIAMLVVSALLILRDMAKTIFSDMKKSAATLVYDQHPQKEKMQRYARSFQKLADSFYGMPYRKDYLSGGELEELVEQLRERQCKTCPANHICWKQHSVQSYQRVYSLFRVMEEGDEEKLRVAKTELTGVCINQGKLTQEMQRLMERERQNLMWNNKLLENRIAVAEQLGEMAQLMKVLSRDLFDIVQTDPVFREEFAKRLKKKHILLRNVWMLEQPDGKLQYFCEMRAKGQACISAQEAGAVLSKMSGSRMTPKVEGKTLITREFTVVRFVEEVNFKMLYGVAKVTKERETISGDNYMCTTEDNGQFFMCLSDGMGSGLEACRESENVVDMLEQFVDSGFTGETAARMVNSVLNLQTREGKFSTVDISIVDLYSGMCHFLKAGAATTFIKRDHWVEAISSTSLALGLVQQVDYESTSKKLYEGDFIIMVTDGVLDALPPENAEDTMKEIILQTHAEAAQDLGRGILERVLAQCEYKAVDDMTILAAGLWKK; via the coding sequence ATGCAGGAATGGATCATTGCCATGCTCGTGGTCAGCGCCCTGTTGATACTGCGGGACATGGCAAAAACTATTTTTTCAGACATGAAAAAAAGTGCGGCCACTTTGGTGTACGACCAGCATCCACAGAAAGAGAAAATGCAGCGCTATGCACGATCCTTCCAGAAACTTGCAGACAGCTTTTACGGCATGCCATACCGTAAAGATTACTTATCAGGCGGGGAACTGGAAGAACTGGTGGAACAACTTAGAGAGAGACAGTGTAAGACATGCCCGGCAAACCACATCTGCTGGAAGCAGCATTCCGTACAGTCATACCAGAGAGTCTACAGCCTTTTCCGTGTTATGGAGGAAGGGGACGAGGAGAAGCTCAGGGTGGCCAAGACGGAGTTGACCGGGGTCTGTATTAATCAGGGCAAGCTTACGCAGGAAATGCAGAGGTTAATGGAGAGAGAACGACAGAATCTGATGTGGAATAATAAACTTTTGGAGAACCGGATAGCGGTTGCAGAACAATTAGGAGAGATGGCACAGCTTATGAAGGTGCTGTCCAGGGATTTGTTCGATATTGTTCAGACAGACCCTGTATTCCGGGAAGAATTTGCCAAGAGACTGAAAAAGAAGCATATACTTCTGAGAAATGTCTGGATGCTGGAGCAGCCAGACGGAAAGCTGCAGTATTTCTGCGAGATGCGGGCAAAGGGACAAGCCTGTATCTCCGCCCAGGAGGCCGGGGCAGTGCTCTCTAAAATGAGCGGCAGCAGAATGACACCAAAGGTGGAGGGAAAAACCCTGATCACACGGGAGTTCACCGTTGTTCGATTTGTGGAGGAAGTGAACTTCAAGATGTTGTACGGGGTGGCTAAAGTGACAAAGGAGAGAGAAACCATATCCGGTGACAACTACATGTGCACCACGGAGGACAACGGCCAGTTTTTCATGTGTCTGTCTGACGGTATGGGCTCCGGTCTGGAGGCCTGCCGGGAGAGTGAGAATGTGGTGGATATGCTGGAACAGTTTGTGGATTCCGGTTTTACCGGAGAGACAGCCGCCAGAATGGTCAACTCTGTTCTGAATCTGCAGACCAGGGAGGGCAAATTTTCCACTGTGGATATCTCCATTGTGGATCTGTACTCCGGTATGTGCCATTTCCTGAAAGCCGGAGCAGCCACTACCTTTATCAAGAGAGACCACTGGGTGGAAGCCATTTCCTCCACAAGTCTGGCTCTTGGGCTGGTGCAGCAGGTGGATTACGAATCTACCAGCAAGAAGCTCTACGAGGGAGATTTTATCATCATGGTCACAGACGGGGTACTGGATGCTCTGCCTCCGGAGAACGCGGAGGATACCATGAAAGAGATAATCCTGCAGACCCACGCAGAAGCTGCACAGGACCTGGGAAGAGGGATTCTGGAGCGGGTACTGGCCCAGTGCGAGTATAAGGCTGTTGATGATATGACAATACTCGCGGCAGGGCTGTGGAAAAAGTGA
- the tilS gene encoding tRNA lysidine(34) synthetase TilS, with protein MEEKVFSYIEQYGMIEAGDRVIVGVSGGADSVCLLFLLWEYQKKVPFSVQAVHVNHQLRGSEAKRDEEYVVELCRGLSIPCSVYSYDVEQIARERHMTVEEAGRTVRQQAFGEESRKAGGKRTALAHHRDDLAETVLHNLARGSGAAGLAGIHPVRRMGDGVYIRPLLCVGRSEIEGWLTNKGIRWMEDSTNRELSYTRNKIRQKVLPQLEKVNLRASEHIARAAQTFLSVEEYLGQQADMLYSRYVRDNEEGLFLSKDISTEHPVMQAYVVKRVLAKLAGGERDITSVHVEEALELLGQRTGRKRSLAHGITAQQSYGNLLFYKKEDQEIREKELDFQVFSWENQQIPEKKYTKWFDYDKIKGNLTVRKRQPGDYLTVTPAGGRKKLKDYLIDCKIPRQERENLTLLADGSHIIWVVGYRISEYYKITEQTKTVIKVQVKGEKEDE; from the coding sequence ATGGAGGAAAAGGTATTTTCTTATATAGAGCAGTACGGGATGATAGAAGCGGGCGACCGGGTGATCGTCGGAGTTTCCGGCGGAGCAGATTCGGTGTGCCTGTTGTTTTTGTTATGGGAATATCAAAAAAAGGTGCCGTTTTCCGTACAGGCAGTACATGTAAACCATCAGCTTCGAGGCAGCGAGGCAAAGCGCGATGAGGAGTATGTGGTCGAGCTGTGCAGGGGGTTATCCATACCCTGCAGCGTGTATTCTTATGATGTGGAGCAGATTGCCCGCGAGAGACATATGACGGTGGAGGAGGCAGGAAGAACTGTGCGTCAGCAGGCTTTTGGCGAAGAGAGCAGAAAAGCAGGCGGAAAACGCACAGCACTTGCCCATCACCGGGATGACCTGGCGGAAACGGTCCTTCACAACCTGGCAAGGGGAAGCGGAGCCGCCGGCCTGGCGGGAATCCATCCTGTACGCCGGATGGGGGACGGAGTCTATATCCGTCCCCTTTTGTGTGTGGGAAGAAGTGAGATAGAAGGATGGCTGACAAATAAGGGCATCCGATGGATGGAGGACAGCACCAACCGGGAACTGTCCTACACCAGAAATAAGATCCGCCAAAAAGTCCTGCCCCAGTTGGAAAAAGTAAATCTCCGTGCATCAGAGCACATTGCAAGGGCAGCACAAACTTTTCTGTCTGTGGAGGAATATCTTGGACAGCAGGCGGATATGCTTTATAGTAGGTATGTCAGGGACAATGAAGAGGGACTTTTCCTTTCAAAGGATATTTCCACAGAGCATCCGGTGATGCAGGCCTATGTTGTTAAGAGAGTGCTGGCAAAACTGGCGGGAGGGGAGAGAGACATCACTTCCGTCCATGTGGAAGAAGCCCTGGAACTGCTGGGACAGAGGACAGGAAGAAAGAGATCCCTGGCACACGGCATAACAGCACAGCAGTCCTACGGCAATCTCCTGTTTTATAAAAAAGAGGATCAGGAAATCCGGGAGAAAGAGCTGGATTTTCAGGTTTTTTCCTGGGAAAACCAGCAAATTCCGGAAAAAAAGTATACGAAATGGTTCGATTATGATAAAATAAAAGGAAACCTCACCGTGAGAAAAAGGCAGCCCGGAGATTATCTGACTGTCACCCCGGCGGGAGGAAGAAAAAAATTAAAAGATTATCTTATAGACTGCAAGATTCCAAGGCAGGAGCGGGAAAACCTGACCCTGCTGGCGGACGGTTCCCACATTATATGGGTGGTAGGCTACCGCATCAGTGAATATTACAAAATTACCGAGCAGACAAAAACAGTAATCAAAGTACAGGTCAAAGGAGAAAAGGAAGATGAGTGA
- the hpt gene encoding hypoxanthine phosphoribosyltransferase: protein MSETIRQLISEEDVDRKIREIGEQISRDYEGRQVHLICVLKGGVFFTCELAKRISVPVSLDFMSVSSYGDDTSSSGVVRIVKDLDESIEGKDVLIVEDIIDSGRTLSYLIEVLKQRKPNSLRLCTLLDKPERRVKDVKVDYVCFNIPDEFVVGYGLDYAQKYRNLPYIGVVEL, encoded by the coding sequence ATGAGTGAAACAATCAGACAGCTGATCAGCGAAGAAGACGTGGACAGAAAAATCCGCGAGATTGGAGAGCAGATAAGCAGGGATTATGAGGGCAGGCAGGTGCATTTGATCTGCGTGCTCAAGGGCGGCGTATTTTTTACCTGTGAGCTGGCAAAGAGGATCAGCGTTCCCGTGAGTCTTGATTTTATGTCAGTATCCAGCTATGGGGATGACACCAGTTCCAGCGGTGTGGTCAGGATCGTAAAGGATTTAGATGAGAGTATTGAGGGCAAGGATGTTCTGATCGTGGAGGACATCATTGATTCAGGCAGGACTCTGAGCTATCTCATAGAGGTGCTGAAGCAGAGGAAACCAAACAGCCTTCGTCTCTGTACCCTTCTTGACAAGCCGGAGCGCAGAGTGAAAGACGTGAAAGTGGATTATGTATGTTTCAACATCCCGGATGAATTCGTAGTGGGATATGGGCTGGATTACGCACAGAAATACAGAAACCTGCCTTATATTGGTGTGGTGGAATTATAG
- the ftsH gene encoding ATP-dependent zinc metalloprotease FtsH: MNRQAKSWLPSVILIIVLVIGGYWIFSRQLTVNNDYSEAEFKVAVENDQVVEVYIHPEKVSPYGKVSVELKNGDQEQFNTTDVQKLSNFLAEKGVKPKVGDVPGDNTFMSSILPLILVGIMVIFVFNLMSRQMSGGSNAKMMNFGKSRAKMTVDSEKSVTFKDVAGLQEEKEELREIVDFLKSPQKYVKVGARIPKGVLLVGPPGTGKTLLAKAVAGEAGVPFFSISGSDFVEMFVGVGASRVRDLFEEGKKNAPCIIFIDEIDAVARRRGTGMGGGHDEREQTLNQLLVEMDGFGVNEGIIVMSATNRVDILDPAILRPGRFDRKVGVGRPDVKGREEILQVHARKKPLGEDVDLKEIARTTAGFTGADLENLMNEAAIITARDGRYFLTQKDIRQAFIKTGIGAEKKSRVISDKEKKITAYHEAGHAILFHVLPEMGPVHTISIIPTGMGAAGYTMPLPEQDEMFNSRNKMLENIIVDLGGRVAEEMIFGDVTTGASQDIKQATQLARSMVTQYGMSDKVGLINYGSDEDEVFIGRDLAHARNYGEQTAALIDSEVKRIIDESYSKAKELISAHMDVLHRCVELLLEKEKIGREEFEALFQENVVAES, from the coding sequence GTGAATAGACAGGCAAAAAGCTGGCTGCCCAGTGTCATTTTGATCATTGTACTGGTCATAGGCGGATATTGGATCTTCAGCCGGCAGCTCACAGTAAATAACGATTACAGCGAGGCAGAATTTAAAGTCGCAGTTGAAAATGATCAGGTTGTGGAAGTTTACATCCATCCTGAAAAGGTAAGCCCCTACGGAAAAGTCAGTGTAGAACTGAAAAATGGTGACCAGGAGCAGTTCAACACAACAGATGTCCAGAAGCTAAGCAATTTTCTGGCCGAAAAGGGGGTAAAACCCAAAGTGGGTGACGTGCCGGGGGACAATACATTCATGTCTTCCATCCTTCCCCTTATCTTGGTGGGAATCATGGTCATCTTTGTCTTTAATCTTATGAGCCGGCAGATGTCAGGCGGCAGCAATGCCAAGATGATGAATTTCGGCAAGAGCCGTGCCAAAATGACTGTGGACAGTGAGAAGAGCGTTACCTTTAAGGATGTGGCAGGGCTTCAGGAAGAGAAGGAGGAGCTTCGGGAGATCGTGGATTTCCTGAAAAGTCCCCAGAAGTATGTGAAAGTAGGTGCCAGAATTCCCAAGGGTGTTCTTCTCGTAGGCCCTCCTGGAACAGGTAAGACTCTCCTGGCAAAAGCCGTGGCAGGGGAAGCGGGCGTTCCGTTTTTCTCTATCTCCGGTTCTGATTTTGTGGAGATGTTCGTAGGTGTGGGTGCTTCCCGTGTAAGAGATTTGTTTGAGGAAGGCAAGAAGAACGCGCCCTGTATTATATTTATTGATGAGATTGACGCAGTTGCCAGAAGAAGGGGCACCGGTATGGGAGGCGGCCATGATGAACGGGAGCAGACCCTGAATCAGCTTTTGGTGGAAATGGATGGTTTCGGTGTCAACGAAGGCATCATCGTAATGTCAGCCACCAACCGTGTGGATATTCTTGACCCTGCAATACTGCGCCCCGGCCGTTTTGACCGTAAAGTAGGTGTCGGAAGGCCTGATGTAAAAGGAAGAGAAGAAATATTACAGGTTCATGCCAGGAAAAAGCCTCTGGGCGAAGATGTGGACCTGAAAGAGATTGCCAGAACTACAGCAGGGTTTACAGGCGCTGACCTGGAGAACCTGATGAATGAAGCGGCTATCATCACTGCCAGGGACGGAAGGTATTTCCTGACCCAGAAGGATATTCGCCAGGCATTCATCAAGACGGGAATCGGAGCGGAGAAGAAAAGCCGTGTGATTTCTGATAAAGAAAAGAAGATCACCGCATACCATGAAGCAGGCCATGCGATTTTGTTCCATGTGCTGCCGGAGATGGGACCTGTGCACACCATATCTATCATTCCCACCGGAATGGGTGCTGCGGGCTATACCATGCCTCTGCCGGAACAGGATGAAATGTTCAACAGCAGGAATAAAATGCTGGAAAATATCATTGTAGATCTGGGCGGACGTGTGGCCGAGGAGATGATCTTCGGGGATGTGACAACAGGTGCCTCCCAGGACATCAAACAGGCGACACAGCTTGCCCGTTCCATGGTGACCCAGTATGGTATGTCGGATAAAGTAGGGCTTATCAATTACGGCTCCGATGAGGATGAAGTGTTCATCGGACGTGATCTAGCCCATGCCAGAAATTATGGCGAACAGACAGCGGCTCTGATCGACAGTGAAGTAAAGCGGATCATTGATGAGTCTTACAGCAAGGCAAAAGAATTGATCAGTGCACATATGGATGTTCTTCACAGATGTGTGGAGCTGCTGTTGGAAAAGGAAAAAATCGGACGGGAAGAGTTCGAGGCATTATTTCAGGAAAATGTGGTGGCAGAAAGCTAA
- a CDS encoding glycoside hydrolase family 13 protein gives MNYEYMKNAQKIQEYVTNMRPAFNKRAVFSDETENYRTPFEPEPGDVVNVRIRTKKNNVDLVYLVYEDKKKVMDLADSRDGFDYYEANIPLGTETVRYYFEIYTGKLSCFYNRMGVVREIDPHYSFGIVPGFKTPEWAKGAVMYQIFVDRFCNGDASNDVVTGEYCYIDEHVQRVEDWYRWPQAMDVRDFYGGDLQGVWDKLDYLQGLGVDVIYFNPIFVSPSNHKYDSQDYDYIDPHYGKIVSDGGNPLNWGDKDNAHASKYIKRVTDYENLEASNKFFAEFVEEVHKRGMKVILDGVFNHCGSFNKWLDRERIYEYQEGYEKGAYITGDSPYRTFFRFHNEYDWPYNQFYDGWWGHDTLPKLNYEDSPMLYEYIMKIARKWVSPPYNVDGWRLDVAADLGHSNEYNHQFWRDFRRNVKEANPEAIILAEHYGEAKSWLQGDQWDTVMNYDAFMEPVTWFLTGMEKHSDEYSEGMFGNSDCFISAMQYHMASFYAPSLMTAMNELSNHDHSRFLTRTNHKVGRVAHMGSEAAGQEINKAIFREAVVMQMTWPGAPTIYYGDEAGLCGFTDPDNRRTYPWGREDRELIQFHRDMIAIHKENRELIEGSLKFLANDYQLLCYGRFTDREKTVVAVNNSDQTKLVELSVWELGISRSREAHFKQLMVTGDFGYSLIKKIHVCKGGVVRMRVPSHGAMVIKCVVDRDRRSK, from the coding sequence ATGAATTACGAATATATGAAGAATGCACAGAAAATTCAGGAGTATGTGACAAACATGCGTCCTGCTTTCAATAAACGTGCGGTGTTCAGTGATGAGACAGAAAATTACAGGACACCTTTTGAGCCGGAGCCGGGAGACGTTGTGAATGTCAGAATCCGCACTAAGAAAAATAATGTGGATTTGGTCTATCTGGTATACGAAGATAAGAAAAAAGTGATGGACCTGGCTGACTCCAGGGATGGTTTTGATTATTATGAGGCCAACATTCCTCTTGGTACTGAAACAGTCAGGTATTATTTTGAGATATATACAGGCAAATTAAGTTGTTTTTACAATCGGATGGGTGTGGTGCGGGAGATCGATCCCCATTATTCTTTTGGCATTGTACCTGGATTCAAGACCCCGGAATGGGCAAAAGGGGCGGTTATGTACCAGATATTTGTGGATCGTTTCTGTAATGGGGACGCGTCAAATGATGTGGTGACAGGGGAATACTGCTATATTGATGAACATGTCCAGAGAGTAGAGGACTGGTACCGATGGCCTCAGGCTATGGATGTGCGTGATTTCTACGGCGGAGATCTTCAGGGTGTTTGGGATAAGCTGGATTACCTGCAGGGACTGGGTGTGGATGTGATCTATTTCAATCCTATATTTGTCTCGCCCTCCAACCACAAGTATGACAGCCAGGATTATGATTACATTGATCCTCATTACGGGAAAATTGTCAGTGACGGCGGGAATCCCTTAAACTGGGGCGACAAGGACAATGCCCATGCATCCAAATACATCAAGAGAGTGACCGATTACGAGAATCTGGAAGCCAGCAATAAATTCTTTGCGGAGTTTGTGGAGGAAGTGCATAAAAGGGGCATGAAGGTGATCCTGGATGGTGTGTTCAATCACTGCGGCTCTTTTAATAAATGGCTTGACAGGGAGCGGATCTATGAGTATCAGGAGGGATATGAGAAGGGTGCGTATATTACCGGGGACAGTCCCTACCGCACGTTTTTCCGTTTCCACAATGAATATGACTGGCCGTATAATCAGTTTTATGACGGATGGTGGGGGCATGATACCTTGCCGAAGCTGAACTACGAGGACTCCCCCATGCTGTATGAATATATTATGAAGATTGCCAGAAAGTGGGTGTCACCGCCCTACAATGTGGATGGATGGCGTCTGGATGTGGCTGCAGATCTGGGGCACAGCAATGAATACAACCATCAGTTCTGGCGGGATTTCCGAAGAAATGTGAAGGAGGCCAACCCGGAGGCCATTATTCTGGCTGAGCATTACGGGGAGGCAAAATCCTGGCTCCAAGGTGACCAGTGGGATACTGTTATGAACTATGACGCCTTTATGGAGCCGGTTACCTGGTTTCTGACCGGGATGGAAAAGCACAGTGACGAGTACAGTGAGGGCATGTTTGGCAACAGTGACTGCTTTATCAGTGCCATGCAGTACCATATGGCAAGTTTTTATGCGCCATCGCTGATGACAGCCATGAATGAGCTGTCCAACCATGACCATTCCCGTTTCCTGACAAGGACAAACCACAAGGTGGGCCGAGTGGCGCATATGGGGTCCGAGGCGGCAGGGCAGGAGATAAACAAGGCGATTTTCAGGGAAGCTGTGGTCATGCAGATGACGTGGCCTGGTGCTCCTACGATCTATTACGGAGATGAGGCCGGACTGTGCGGATTCACTGACCCTGATAACCGGAGAACGTATCCCTGGGGCAGAGAAGACCGGGAACTGATCCAGTTCCACAGAGACATGATCGCCATACACAAGGAAAACCGTGAACTGATAGAGGGTTCCTTAAAGTTCCTGGCAAATGATTATCAGCTTTTGTGTTACGGTAGATTTACGGACAGGGAAAAAACAGTGGTGGCTGTGAACAACAGTGACCAGACCAAGCTGGTAGAGCTGTCTGTCTGGGAGCTTGGCATATCCAGAAGCAGGGAGGCACATTTCAAACAGCTCATGGTGACTGGTGATTTTGGATACAGTCTCATTAAGAAGATCCACGTCTGTAAGGGCGGTGTTGTGCGGATGAGAGTTCCCTCACACGGGGCTATGGTAATAAAATGTGTTGTAGACAGAGACAGAAGAAGTAAATAA